A section of the Falco peregrinus isolate bFalPer1 chromosome 3, bFalPer1.pri, whole genome shotgun sequence genome encodes:
- the SCMH1 gene encoding polycomb protein SCMH1 isoform X1 gives MRKPGPQKAIDWKDGKKHKYSRPSESPSQYQGHFTWEKYLKETCAIPAPAHCFKQSYTPPANEFKISMKLEAQDPRNTTSTCIATVVGLTGARLRLRLDGSDNKNDFWRLVDSAEIQPIGNCEKNGGMLQPPLGFRLNASSWPMFLLKTLNGAEMAPVRIFHKEPPSPSQNFFKTGMKLEAVDRKNPHFICPATIGEVRGSEVLITFDGWRGAFDYWCRYDSRDIFPVGWCSLTGDNLQPPGTKVVIPKSPLPASEVNSEKPSMHSSTKTVLGHQQGQRRRKTGKKRGRTTKALIHHPMPTPSKSVEPLKFPRKRGPKPGSKRKPRTLLNPAPTSPTTSTPEPDTSTVPQDAATIPSSAMQAPTVCIYLNKNGSTGPHLDKKKVQQLPDHFGPARASVVLQQAVQACIDCAYHQKTVFSFLKQGHGGEVISAVFDREQHTLNLPAVNSITYVLRFLEKLCHNLRSDNLFGNQPFTQSSHMQRSHEYDHDRYLPDRSSSLDGTLQGPGRGTKRYSQDSPPYSAPLSPKLPKNDRHPLEGETFVLGDGLPGPLEPRLDPMDSALNSVNSSSHSRSSRDYRLQGYRHLHQPSSLTQGSTSALRRLSSGGSDRYLGSRDVSRLSSRDPSSWTVEEVMQFIRESDPQLGPHADLFRKHEIDGKALLLLRSDMMMKYMGLKLGPALKLTYHIDKLKQGKF, from the exons GTCACTTCACCTGGGAGAAATACCTGAAAGAGACATGTGCCATCCCCGCTCCTGCCCATTGCTTCAAGCAG tcaTACACTCCACCTGCAAATGAATTCAAGATCAGTATGAAACTAGAAGCCCAGGACCCCAGGAACACCACCTCCACTTGCATTGCCACAGTGGTGGGTCTGACAGGCGCACGCCTCCGCCTGCGCCTCGATGGCAGCGACAACAAGAATGACTTCTGGCGGCTGGTGGACTCTGCTGAAATCCAGCCCATAGGAAACTGTGAGAAGAAtggagggatgctgcagcctccACTGG gctTTCGGCTGAATGCCTCCTCTTGGCCCATGTTCCTTCTGAAGACTCTGAACGGAGCAGAGATGGCTCCTGTCCGGATTTTTCACAAG GAACCACCATCTCCATCCCAAAACTTCTTCAAGACAGGTATGAAGCTGGAGGCAGTGGACAGGAAGAACCCTCACTTCATCTGCCCGGCCACCATTGGGGAGGTGAGAGGTTCTGAGGTCCTCATAACATTTGATGGCTGGAGAGGTGCCTTCGATTACTGGTGCCGATATGATTCCCGGGACATCTTTCCCGTAGGCTGGTGCTCGCTGACTGGAGATAATCTGCAGCCCCCTGGAACAAAAG ttgtgaTTCCAAAGAGCCCTTTACCTGCCTCCGAAGTAAACTCGGAGAAACCTAGCATGCACAGTAGCACAAAGACTGTTTTGGGGCATCAACAAGGGCAAAGGCGTCGCAAAACAGGGAAGAAGCGTGGTCGAACGACCAAAGCGCTAATCCATCACCCCATGCCTACACCCTCCAAGTCAGTGGAGCCTTTGAAATTCCCCAGAAAGAGAGGCCCCAAGCCTGGCAGTAAG aggaaacCTAGGACATTGCTGaacccagcacccacctctccAACAACCAGTACCCCAGAACCAGACACAAGCACTGTGCCCCAGGACGCTGCTACaatccccagctctgccatgcagGCTCCCACAG TTTGCATTTACTTGAACAAGAATGGCAGCACTGGGCCCCACCTAGACAAGAAGAAAGTTCAGCAGCTGCCGGACCATTTTGGACCAGCTCGAGCTTCTGTTGTCCTGCAGCAAGCAGTACAGGCCTGCATTGATTGCGCTTATCATCAGAAAACAGTCTTCTCCTTCTTAAAACAAGGCCACGGGGGAGAGGTCATCTCAG CTGTGTTTGATCGGGAACAGCACACTCTGAACCTGCCAGCAGTAAACAGTATCACCTACGTCCTCCGCTTCCTGGAGAAGCTCTGCCACAATCTTCGCAGTGACAACCTCTTTGGGAACCAGCCTTTCACTCAGAGCAGCCACATGCAGCGGTCACACGAGTACGACCACGACAGGTATCTACCAG ACAGAAGCAGTTCGTTAGACGGCACTCTGCAGGGACCAGGCCGGGGTACAAAGCGATATTCCCAAGATTCCCCTCCATACAGTGCTCCTCTCTCCCCCAAGTTACCAAAGAATGATCGTCACCCTTTGGAAG GTGAAACCTTTGTTCTGGGAGATGGCCTCCCAGGGCCCTTGGAGCCTCGCCTGGACCCCATGGACTCTGCCTTGAACTCTGTCAATTCATCCAGCCACAGCAGGAGCTCCAGAGACTATCGCCTGCAAGGATACAGGCACCTGCACCAACCCTCTAGCCTCACCCAGGGCAGTACCTCTGCCTTGCGTAGGCTTAGCTCTGGGG GTTCAGATAGATACCTTGGGTCTCGAGACGTCTCGCGGCTGAGCAGCCGTGACCCCTCGTCCTGGACGGTGGAGGAGGTGATGCAGTTCATACGAGAATCAGATCCACAGCTGGGACCCCACGCTGACCTCTTTCGAAAACAT GAGATCGATGGCAAAGCCCTGCTCTTGCTGCGGAGTGACATGATGATGAAGTACATGGGGCTGaagctggggccagccctgaaGCTCACTTACCACATCGACAAGCTAAAGCAAGGCAAGTTCTGA
- the SCMH1 gene encoding polycomb protein SCMH1 isoform X2: MRKPGPQKGHFTWEKYLKETCAIPAPAHCFKQSYTPPANEFKISMKLEAQDPRNTTSTCIATVVGLTGARLRLRLDGSDNKNDFWRLVDSAEIQPIGNCEKNGGMLQPPLGFRLNASSWPMFLLKTLNGAEMAPVRIFHKEPPSPSQNFFKTGMKLEAVDRKNPHFICPATIGEVRGSEVLITFDGWRGAFDYWCRYDSRDIFPVGWCSLTGDNLQPPGTKVVIPKSPLPASEVNSEKPSMHSSTKTVLGHQQGQRRRKTGKKRGRTTKALIHHPMPTPSKSVEPLKFPRKRGPKPGSKRKPRTLLNPAPTSPTTSTPEPDTSTVPQDAATIPSSAMQAPTVCIYLNKNGSTGPHLDKKKVQQLPDHFGPARASVVLQQAVQACIDCAYHQKTVFSFLKQGHGGEVISAVFDREQHTLNLPAVNSITYVLRFLEKLCHNLRSDNLFGNQPFTQSSHMQRSHEYDHDRYLPDRSSSLDGTLQGPGRGTKRYSQDSPPYSAPLSPKLPKNDRHPLEGETFVLGDGLPGPLEPRLDPMDSALNSVNSSSHSRSSRDYRLQGYRHLHQPSSLTQGSTSALRRLSSGGSDRYLGSRDVSRLSSRDPSSWTVEEVMQFIRESDPQLGPHADLFRKHEIDGKALLLLRSDMMMKYMGLKLGPALKLTYHIDKLKQGKF, encoded by the exons GTCACTTCACCTGGGAGAAATACCTGAAAGAGACATGTGCCATCCCCGCTCCTGCCCATTGCTTCAAGCAG tcaTACACTCCACCTGCAAATGAATTCAAGATCAGTATGAAACTAGAAGCCCAGGACCCCAGGAACACCACCTCCACTTGCATTGCCACAGTGGTGGGTCTGACAGGCGCACGCCTCCGCCTGCGCCTCGATGGCAGCGACAACAAGAATGACTTCTGGCGGCTGGTGGACTCTGCTGAAATCCAGCCCATAGGAAACTGTGAGAAGAAtggagggatgctgcagcctccACTGG gctTTCGGCTGAATGCCTCCTCTTGGCCCATGTTCCTTCTGAAGACTCTGAACGGAGCAGAGATGGCTCCTGTCCGGATTTTTCACAAG GAACCACCATCTCCATCCCAAAACTTCTTCAAGACAGGTATGAAGCTGGAGGCAGTGGACAGGAAGAACCCTCACTTCATCTGCCCGGCCACCATTGGGGAGGTGAGAGGTTCTGAGGTCCTCATAACATTTGATGGCTGGAGAGGTGCCTTCGATTACTGGTGCCGATATGATTCCCGGGACATCTTTCCCGTAGGCTGGTGCTCGCTGACTGGAGATAATCTGCAGCCCCCTGGAACAAAAG ttgtgaTTCCAAAGAGCCCTTTACCTGCCTCCGAAGTAAACTCGGAGAAACCTAGCATGCACAGTAGCACAAAGACTGTTTTGGGGCATCAACAAGGGCAAAGGCGTCGCAAAACAGGGAAGAAGCGTGGTCGAACGACCAAAGCGCTAATCCATCACCCCATGCCTACACCCTCCAAGTCAGTGGAGCCTTTGAAATTCCCCAGAAAGAGAGGCCCCAAGCCTGGCAGTAAG aggaaacCTAGGACATTGCTGaacccagcacccacctctccAACAACCAGTACCCCAGAACCAGACACAAGCACTGTGCCCCAGGACGCTGCTACaatccccagctctgccatgcagGCTCCCACAG TTTGCATTTACTTGAACAAGAATGGCAGCACTGGGCCCCACCTAGACAAGAAGAAAGTTCAGCAGCTGCCGGACCATTTTGGACCAGCTCGAGCTTCTGTTGTCCTGCAGCAAGCAGTACAGGCCTGCATTGATTGCGCTTATCATCAGAAAACAGTCTTCTCCTTCTTAAAACAAGGCCACGGGGGAGAGGTCATCTCAG CTGTGTTTGATCGGGAACAGCACACTCTGAACCTGCCAGCAGTAAACAGTATCACCTACGTCCTCCGCTTCCTGGAGAAGCTCTGCCACAATCTTCGCAGTGACAACCTCTTTGGGAACCAGCCTTTCACTCAGAGCAGCCACATGCAGCGGTCACACGAGTACGACCACGACAGGTATCTACCAG ACAGAAGCAGTTCGTTAGACGGCACTCTGCAGGGACCAGGCCGGGGTACAAAGCGATATTCCCAAGATTCCCCTCCATACAGTGCTCCTCTCTCCCCCAAGTTACCAAAGAATGATCGTCACCCTTTGGAAG GTGAAACCTTTGTTCTGGGAGATGGCCTCCCAGGGCCCTTGGAGCCTCGCCTGGACCCCATGGACTCTGCCTTGAACTCTGTCAATTCATCCAGCCACAGCAGGAGCTCCAGAGACTATCGCCTGCAAGGATACAGGCACCTGCACCAACCCTCTAGCCTCACCCAGGGCAGTACCTCTGCCTTGCGTAGGCTTAGCTCTGGGG GTTCAGATAGATACCTTGGGTCTCGAGACGTCTCGCGGCTGAGCAGCCGTGACCCCTCGTCCTGGACGGTGGAGGAGGTGATGCAGTTCATACGAGAATCAGATCCACAGCTGGGACCCCACGCTGACCTCTTTCGAAAACAT GAGATCGATGGCAAAGCCCTGCTCTTGCTGCGGAGTGACATGATGATGAAGTACATGGGGCTGaagctggggccagccctgaaGCTCACTTACCACATCGACAAGCTAAAGCAAGGCAAGTTCTGA
- the SCMH1 gene encoding polycomb protein SCMH1 isoform X6 encodes MRKPGPQKAIDWKDGKKHKYSRPSESPSQYQGHFTWEKYLKETCAIPAPAHCFKQSYTPPANEFKISMKLEAQDPRNTTSTCIATVVGLTGARLRLRLDGSDNKNDFWRLVDSAEIQPIGNCEKNGGMLQPPLGFRLNASSWPMFLLKTLNGAEMAPVRIFHKEPPSPSQNFFKTGMKLEAVDRKNPHFICPATIGEVRGSEVLITFDGWRGAFDYWCRYDSRDIFPVGWCSLTGDNLQPPGTKAVFDREQHTLNLPAVNSITYVLRFLEKLCHNLRSDNLFGNQPFTQSSHMQRSHEYDHDRYLPDRSSSLDGTLQGPGRGTKRYSQDSPPYSAPLSPKLPKNDRHPLEGETFVLGDGLPGPLEPRLDPMDSALNSVNSSSHSRSSRDYRLQGYRHLHQPSSLTQGSTSALRRLSSGGSDRYLGSRDVSRLSSRDPSSWTVEEVMQFIRESDPQLGPHADLFRKHEIDGKALLLLRSDMMMKYMGLKLGPALKLTYHIDKLKQGKF; translated from the exons GTCACTTCACCTGGGAGAAATACCTGAAAGAGACATGTGCCATCCCCGCTCCTGCCCATTGCTTCAAGCAG tcaTACACTCCACCTGCAAATGAATTCAAGATCAGTATGAAACTAGAAGCCCAGGACCCCAGGAACACCACCTCCACTTGCATTGCCACAGTGGTGGGTCTGACAGGCGCACGCCTCCGCCTGCGCCTCGATGGCAGCGACAACAAGAATGACTTCTGGCGGCTGGTGGACTCTGCTGAAATCCAGCCCATAGGAAACTGTGAGAAGAAtggagggatgctgcagcctccACTGG gctTTCGGCTGAATGCCTCCTCTTGGCCCATGTTCCTTCTGAAGACTCTGAACGGAGCAGAGATGGCTCCTGTCCGGATTTTTCACAAG GAACCACCATCTCCATCCCAAAACTTCTTCAAGACAGGTATGAAGCTGGAGGCAGTGGACAGGAAGAACCCTCACTTCATCTGCCCGGCCACCATTGGGGAGGTGAGAGGTTCTGAGGTCCTCATAACATTTGATGGCTGGAGAGGTGCCTTCGATTACTGGTGCCGATATGATTCCCGGGACATCTTTCCCGTAGGCTGGTGCTCGCTGACTGGAGATAATCTGCAGCCCCCTGGAACAAAAG CTGTGTTTGATCGGGAACAGCACACTCTGAACCTGCCAGCAGTAAACAGTATCACCTACGTCCTCCGCTTCCTGGAGAAGCTCTGCCACAATCTTCGCAGTGACAACCTCTTTGGGAACCAGCCTTTCACTCAGAGCAGCCACATGCAGCGGTCACACGAGTACGACCACGACAGGTATCTACCAG ACAGAAGCAGTTCGTTAGACGGCACTCTGCAGGGACCAGGCCGGGGTACAAAGCGATATTCCCAAGATTCCCCTCCATACAGTGCTCCTCTCTCCCCCAAGTTACCAAAGAATGATCGTCACCCTTTGGAAG GTGAAACCTTTGTTCTGGGAGATGGCCTCCCAGGGCCCTTGGAGCCTCGCCTGGACCCCATGGACTCTGCCTTGAACTCTGTCAATTCATCCAGCCACAGCAGGAGCTCCAGAGACTATCGCCTGCAAGGATACAGGCACCTGCACCAACCCTCTAGCCTCACCCAGGGCAGTACCTCTGCCTTGCGTAGGCTTAGCTCTGGGG GTTCAGATAGATACCTTGGGTCTCGAGACGTCTCGCGGCTGAGCAGCCGTGACCCCTCGTCCTGGACGGTGGAGGAGGTGATGCAGTTCATACGAGAATCAGATCCACAGCTGGGACCCCACGCTGACCTCTTTCGAAAACAT GAGATCGATGGCAAAGCCCTGCTCTTGCTGCGGAGTGACATGATGATGAAGTACATGGGGCTGaagctggggccagccctgaaGCTCACTTACCACATCGACAAGCTAAAGCAAGGCAAGTTCTGA
- the SCMH1 gene encoding polycomb protein SCMH1 isoform X5 → MRKPGPQKAIDWKDGKKHKYSRPSESPSQYQGHFTWEKYLKETCAIPAPAHCFKQSYTPPANEFKISMKLEAQDPRNTTSTCIATVVGLTGARLRLRLDGSDNKNDFWRLVDSAEIQPIGNCEKNGGMLQPPLGFRLNASSWPMFLLKTLNGAEMAPVRIFHKEPPSPSQNFFKTGMKLEAVDRKNPHFICPATIGEVRGSEVLITFDGWRGAFDYWCRYDSRDIFPVGWCSLTGDNLQPPGTKVVIPKSPLPASEVNSEKPSMHSSTKTVLGHQQGQRRRKTGKKRGRTTKALIHHPMPTPSKSVEPLKFPRKRGPKPGSKRKPRTLLNPAPTSPTTSTPEPDTSTVPQDAATIPSSAMQAPTVCIYLNKNGSTGPHLDKKKVQQLPDHFGPARASVVLQQAVQACIDCAYHQKTVFSFLKQGHGGEVISAVFDREQHTLNLPAVNSITYVLRFLEKLCHNLRSDNLFGNQPFTQSSHMQRSHEYDHDRYLPGSDRYLGSRDVSRLSSRDPSSWTVEEVMQFIRESDPQLGPHADLFRKHEIDGKALLLLRSDMMMKYMGLKLGPALKLTYHIDKLKQGKF, encoded by the exons GTCACTTCACCTGGGAGAAATACCTGAAAGAGACATGTGCCATCCCCGCTCCTGCCCATTGCTTCAAGCAG tcaTACACTCCACCTGCAAATGAATTCAAGATCAGTATGAAACTAGAAGCCCAGGACCCCAGGAACACCACCTCCACTTGCATTGCCACAGTGGTGGGTCTGACAGGCGCACGCCTCCGCCTGCGCCTCGATGGCAGCGACAACAAGAATGACTTCTGGCGGCTGGTGGACTCTGCTGAAATCCAGCCCATAGGAAACTGTGAGAAGAAtggagggatgctgcagcctccACTGG gctTTCGGCTGAATGCCTCCTCTTGGCCCATGTTCCTTCTGAAGACTCTGAACGGAGCAGAGATGGCTCCTGTCCGGATTTTTCACAAG GAACCACCATCTCCATCCCAAAACTTCTTCAAGACAGGTATGAAGCTGGAGGCAGTGGACAGGAAGAACCCTCACTTCATCTGCCCGGCCACCATTGGGGAGGTGAGAGGTTCTGAGGTCCTCATAACATTTGATGGCTGGAGAGGTGCCTTCGATTACTGGTGCCGATATGATTCCCGGGACATCTTTCCCGTAGGCTGGTGCTCGCTGACTGGAGATAATCTGCAGCCCCCTGGAACAAAAG ttgtgaTTCCAAAGAGCCCTTTACCTGCCTCCGAAGTAAACTCGGAGAAACCTAGCATGCACAGTAGCACAAAGACTGTTTTGGGGCATCAACAAGGGCAAAGGCGTCGCAAAACAGGGAAGAAGCGTGGTCGAACGACCAAAGCGCTAATCCATCACCCCATGCCTACACCCTCCAAGTCAGTGGAGCCTTTGAAATTCCCCAGAAAGAGAGGCCCCAAGCCTGGCAGTAAG aggaaacCTAGGACATTGCTGaacccagcacccacctctccAACAACCAGTACCCCAGAACCAGACACAAGCACTGTGCCCCAGGACGCTGCTACaatccccagctctgccatgcagGCTCCCACAG TTTGCATTTACTTGAACAAGAATGGCAGCACTGGGCCCCACCTAGACAAGAAGAAAGTTCAGCAGCTGCCGGACCATTTTGGACCAGCTCGAGCTTCTGTTGTCCTGCAGCAAGCAGTACAGGCCTGCATTGATTGCGCTTATCATCAGAAAACAGTCTTCTCCTTCTTAAAACAAGGCCACGGGGGAGAGGTCATCTCAG CTGTGTTTGATCGGGAACAGCACACTCTGAACCTGCCAGCAGTAAACAGTATCACCTACGTCCTCCGCTTCCTGGAGAAGCTCTGCCACAATCTTCGCAGTGACAACCTCTTTGGGAACCAGCCTTTCACTCAGAGCAGCCACATGCAGCGGTCACACGAGTACGACCACGACAGGTATCTACCAG GTTCAGATAGATACCTTGGGTCTCGAGACGTCTCGCGGCTGAGCAGCCGTGACCCCTCGTCCTGGACGGTGGAGGAGGTGATGCAGTTCATACGAGAATCAGATCCACAGCTGGGACCCCACGCTGACCTCTTTCGAAAACAT GAGATCGATGGCAAAGCCCTGCTCTTGCTGCGGAGTGACATGATGATGAAGTACATGGGGCTGaagctggggccagccctgaaGCTCACTTACCACATCGACAAGCTAAAGCAAGGCAAGTTCTGA
- the SCMH1 gene encoding polycomb protein SCMH1 isoform X4, protein MRKPGPQKAIDWKDGKKHKYSRPSESPSQYQGHFTWEKYLKETCAIPAPAHCFKQSYTPPANEFKISMKLEAQDPRNTTSTCIATVVGLTGARLRLRLDGSDNKNDFWRLVDSAEIQPIGNCEKNGGMLQPPLGFRLNASSWPMFLLKTLNGAEMAPVRIFHKEPPSPSQNFFKTGMKLEAVDRKNPHFICPATIGEVRGSEVLITFDGWRGAFDYWCRYDSRDIFPVGWCSLTGDNLQPPGTKVVIPKSPLPASEVNSEKPSMHSSTKTVLGHQQGQRRRKTGKKRGRTTKALIHHPMPTPSKSVEPLKFPRKRGPKPGSKRKPRTLLNPAPTSPTTSTPEPDTSTVPQDAATIPSSAMQAPTVCIYLNKNGSTGPHLDKKKVQQLPDHFGPARASVVLQQAVQACIDCAYHQKTVFSFLKQGHGGEVISAVFDREQHTLNLPAVNSITYVLRFLEKLCHNLRSDNLFGNQPFTQSSHMQRSHEYDHDRYLPDRSSSLDGTLQGPGRGTKRYSQDSPPYSAPLSPKLPKNDRHPLEGSDRYLGSRDVSRLSSRDPSSWTVEEVMQFIRESDPQLGPHADLFRKHEIDGKALLLLRSDMMMKYMGLKLGPALKLTYHIDKLKQGKF, encoded by the exons GTCACTTCACCTGGGAGAAATACCTGAAAGAGACATGTGCCATCCCCGCTCCTGCCCATTGCTTCAAGCAG tcaTACACTCCACCTGCAAATGAATTCAAGATCAGTATGAAACTAGAAGCCCAGGACCCCAGGAACACCACCTCCACTTGCATTGCCACAGTGGTGGGTCTGACAGGCGCACGCCTCCGCCTGCGCCTCGATGGCAGCGACAACAAGAATGACTTCTGGCGGCTGGTGGACTCTGCTGAAATCCAGCCCATAGGAAACTGTGAGAAGAAtggagggatgctgcagcctccACTGG gctTTCGGCTGAATGCCTCCTCTTGGCCCATGTTCCTTCTGAAGACTCTGAACGGAGCAGAGATGGCTCCTGTCCGGATTTTTCACAAG GAACCACCATCTCCATCCCAAAACTTCTTCAAGACAGGTATGAAGCTGGAGGCAGTGGACAGGAAGAACCCTCACTTCATCTGCCCGGCCACCATTGGGGAGGTGAGAGGTTCTGAGGTCCTCATAACATTTGATGGCTGGAGAGGTGCCTTCGATTACTGGTGCCGATATGATTCCCGGGACATCTTTCCCGTAGGCTGGTGCTCGCTGACTGGAGATAATCTGCAGCCCCCTGGAACAAAAG ttgtgaTTCCAAAGAGCCCTTTACCTGCCTCCGAAGTAAACTCGGAGAAACCTAGCATGCACAGTAGCACAAAGACTGTTTTGGGGCATCAACAAGGGCAAAGGCGTCGCAAAACAGGGAAGAAGCGTGGTCGAACGACCAAAGCGCTAATCCATCACCCCATGCCTACACCCTCCAAGTCAGTGGAGCCTTTGAAATTCCCCAGAAAGAGAGGCCCCAAGCCTGGCAGTAAG aggaaacCTAGGACATTGCTGaacccagcacccacctctccAACAACCAGTACCCCAGAACCAGACACAAGCACTGTGCCCCAGGACGCTGCTACaatccccagctctgccatgcagGCTCCCACAG TTTGCATTTACTTGAACAAGAATGGCAGCACTGGGCCCCACCTAGACAAGAAGAAAGTTCAGCAGCTGCCGGACCATTTTGGACCAGCTCGAGCTTCTGTTGTCCTGCAGCAAGCAGTACAGGCCTGCATTGATTGCGCTTATCATCAGAAAACAGTCTTCTCCTTCTTAAAACAAGGCCACGGGGGAGAGGTCATCTCAG CTGTGTTTGATCGGGAACAGCACACTCTGAACCTGCCAGCAGTAAACAGTATCACCTACGTCCTCCGCTTCCTGGAGAAGCTCTGCCACAATCTTCGCAGTGACAACCTCTTTGGGAACCAGCCTTTCACTCAGAGCAGCCACATGCAGCGGTCACACGAGTACGACCACGACAGGTATCTACCAG ACAGAAGCAGTTCGTTAGACGGCACTCTGCAGGGACCAGGCCGGGGTACAAAGCGATATTCCCAAGATTCCCCTCCATACAGTGCTCCTCTCTCCCCCAAGTTACCAAAGAATGATCGTCACCCTTTGGAAG GTTCAGATAGATACCTTGGGTCTCGAGACGTCTCGCGGCTGAGCAGCCGTGACCCCTCGTCCTGGACGGTGGAGGAGGTGATGCAGTTCATACGAGAATCAGATCCACAGCTGGGACCCCACGCTGACCTCTTTCGAAAACAT GAGATCGATGGCAAAGCCCTGCTCTTGCTGCGGAGTGACATGATGATGAAGTACATGGGGCTGaagctggggccagccctgaaGCTCACTTACCACATCGACAAGCTAAAGCAAGGCAAGTTCTGA
- the SCMH1 gene encoding polycomb protein SCMH1 isoform X3 produces the protein MRKPGPQKAIDWKDGKKHKYSRPSESPSQYQGHFTWEKYLKETCAIPAPAHCFKQSYTPPANEFKISMKLEAQDPRNTTSTCIATVVGLTGARLRLRLDGSDNKNDFWRLVDSAEIQPIGNCEKNGGMLQPPLGFRLNASSWPMFLLKTLNGAEMAPVRIFHKEPPSPSQNFFKTGMKLEAVDRKNPHFICPATIGEVRGSEVLITFDGWRGAFDYWCRYDSRDIFPVGWCSLTGDNLQPPGTKVVIPKSPLPASEVNSEKPSMHSSTKTVLGHQQGQRRRKTGKKRGRTTKALIHHPMPTPSKSVEPLKFPRKRGPKPGSKRKPRTLLNPAPTSPTTSTPEPDTSTVPQDAATIPSSAMQAPTVCIYLNKNGSTGPHLDKKKVQQLPDHFGPARASVVLQQAVQACIDCAYHQKTVFSFLKQGHGGEVISAVFDREQHTLNLPAVNSITYVLRFLEKLCHNLRSDNLFGNQPFTQSSHMQRSHEYDHDRYLPGETFVLGDGLPGPLEPRLDPMDSALNSVNSSSHSRSSRDYRLQGYRHLHQPSSLTQGSTSALRRLSSGGSDRYLGSRDVSRLSSRDPSSWTVEEVMQFIRESDPQLGPHADLFRKHEIDGKALLLLRSDMMMKYMGLKLGPALKLTYHIDKLKQGKF, from the exons GTCACTTCACCTGGGAGAAATACCTGAAAGAGACATGTGCCATCCCCGCTCCTGCCCATTGCTTCAAGCAG tcaTACACTCCACCTGCAAATGAATTCAAGATCAGTATGAAACTAGAAGCCCAGGACCCCAGGAACACCACCTCCACTTGCATTGCCACAGTGGTGGGTCTGACAGGCGCACGCCTCCGCCTGCGCCTCGATGGCAGCGACAACAAGAATGACTTCTGGCGGCTGGTGGACTCTGCTGAAATCCAGCCCATAGGAAACTGTGAGAAGAAtggagggatgctgcagcctccACTGG gctTTCGGCTGAATGCCTCCTCTTGGCCCATGTTCCTTCTGAAGACTCTGAACGGAGCAGAGATGGCTCCTGTCCGGATTTTTCACAAG GAACCACCATCTCCATCCCAAAACTTCTTCAAGACAGGTATGAAGCTGGAGGCAGTGGACAGGAAGAACCCTCACTTCATCTGCCCGGCCACCATTGGGGAGGTGAGAGGTTCTGAGGTCCTCATAACATTTGATGGCTGGAGAGGTGCCTTCGATTACTGGTGCCGATATGATTCCCGGGACATCTTTCCCGTAGGCTGGTGCTCGCTGACTGGAGATAATCTGCAGCCCCCTGGAACAAAAG ttgtgaTTCCAAAGAGCCCTTTACCTGCCTCCGAAGTAAACTCGGAGAAACCTAGCATGCACAGTAGCACAAAGACTGTTTTGGGGCATCAACAAGGGCAAAGGCGTCGCAAAACAGGGAAGAAGCGTGGTCGAACGACCAAAGCGCTAATCCATCACCCCATGCCTACACCCTCCAAGTCAGTGGAGCCTTTGAAATTCCCCAGAAAGAGAGGCCCCAAGCCTGGCAGTAAG aggaaacCTAGGACATTGCTGaacccagcacccacctctccAACAACCAGTACCCCAGAACCAGACACAAGCACTGTGCCCCAGGACGCTGCTACaatccccagctctgccatgcagGCTCCCACAG TTTGCATTTACTTGAACAAGAATGGCAGCACTGGGCCCCACCTAGACAAGAAGAAAGTTCAGCAGCTGCCGGACCATTTTGGACCAGCTCGAGCTTCTGTTGTCCTGCAGCAAGCAGTACAGGCCTGCATTGATTGCGCTTATCATCAGAAAACAGTCTTCTCCTTCTTAAAACAAGGCCACGGGGGAGAGGTCATCTCAG CTGTGTTTGATCGGGAACAGCACACTCTGAACCTGCCAGCAGTAAACAGTATCACCTACGTCCTCCGCTTCCTGGAGAAGCTCTGCCACAATCTTCGCAGTGACAACCTCTTTGGGAACCAGCCTTTCACTCAGAGCAGCCACATGCAGCGGTCACACGAGTACGACCACGACAGGTATCTACCAG GTGAAACCTTTGTTCTGGGAGATGGCCTCCCAGGGCCCTTGGAGCCTCGCCTGGACCCCATGGACTCTGCCTTGAACTCTGTCAATTCATCCAGCCACAGCAGGAGCTCCAGAGACTATCGCCTGCAAGGATACAGGCACCTGCACCAACCCTCTAGCCTCACCCAGGGCAGTACCTCTGCCTTGCGTAGGCTTAGCTCTGGGG GTTCAGATAGATACCTTGGGTCTCGAGACGTCTCGCGGCTGAGCAGCCGTGACCCCTCGTCCTGGACGGTGGAGGAGGTGATGCAGTTCATACGAGAATCAGATCCACAGCTGGGACCCCACGCTGACCTCTTTCGAAAACAT GAGATCGATGGCAAAGCCCTGCTCTTGCTGCGGAGTGACATGATGATGAAGTACATGGGGCTGaagctggggccagccctgaaGCTCACTTACCACATCGACAAGCTAAAGCAAGGCAAGTTCTGA